A single window of Ictalurus furcatus strain D&B chromosome 3, Billie_1.0, whole genome shotgun sequence DNA harbors:
- the wu:fj16a03 gene encoding uncharacterized protein wu:fj16a03 has translation MKVWFLLFLLLPLCLETSGVATEFKIDCYGEDFLMVRNMVLHCTSKVQQACYTRSSGEKGCIRTEFCKRPGWKCCYADLCNA, from the exons ATGAAGGTCTGGTTTCTGCTGTTTCTGCTGCTGCCACTCTGCCTAGAAACTTCTG GTGTTGCAACAGAATTTAAAATTGACTGCTATGGCGAAGATTTCCTAATGGTGAGGAATATGGTCCTGCATTGTACAAGCAAAGTTCAACAGGCGTGTTACACCAGAT CATCTGGAGAAAAGGGCTGCATTCGAACGGAGTTCTGTAAGAGACCTGGCTGGAAATGCTGCTATGCAGACCTCTGCAATGCCTAA